The Balneolaceae bacterium sequence GCCGGGCCGGGATGAAACCGGCATATTGCGGCCTATCAGGTTTGCGATGTTCCGTCCGCCGAATGTATATTTACAGTCTTTGAGGGTAAGCCCTACGCAGCCAGCTCCCTCTGAACTCCGTCAGGACCGGAAGGTAGCAGCGGTAAGAGGTCGCAGCGGCGTGATGTAGGTAGCTTACCCTCTCTTTTTTTTAGGTATTCCCCCACACGGCCTGTCTCCATTTTTAGCCGTTATATACGCTCAGCTGATCTTCGAGGCTATATCCTCTGCAATGTGTTCGGCGTGCACCCGCGAGTTTTCGATAAACAGGCTGCTGGTGTCCATGCCGCCGCAGACCACCCCCGCCACATAGACGCCGTGGCGCGTGGTCTCCAGGCTGGCGTCATCGAATCGCGGCATGCGCTTTTGGTCCTCCGTCAACTCGATACCCAAGCGGTGCATGAGCTCGTAGTTGGGTTTGTAGCCCGTCATGGCCAGTACGAAGTCGTTGGGTATGACTTTTTCGCCGTCCGGTGTTTCCAGTACCACCTCGCCGGGACGAATTTCGCGCACTTCCGTATTGAAATAGCCGGTGATTTCTCCCTCGGCAATGCGGTTTTCGATGGCCGGCTTCACCCAGTACTTGACCGACTCCTTGAGGGCATCGCTTCGTACGGCCATGCTTACCTGGGCGTTGGCGTGCCAGGTTTCCAGGGCGGCGTCCACCGCGGAATTCCCTCCGCCGATGACCAGCACCTTCTGCCAGGCGTAGGCGTGGGCTTCGTCGTAGTAGTGCTTAACTTTGGGCAGCTCCTCGCCCGGCACGCCCATCATGCGCGGCACGTCGTAGAAACCGGTGGCGGCCACCACCTTGTCGGCTTTGTAGCGGTCCTTGTCGGTCTGCACCGTAAAGGCGCCGTCCGTGCCCTCAATGGATTGAACTTCCTCGTAGAGGTTGACCGGCAGTTCGTGGTGTTCGGCCGCCCGGCGGTAGTATTCC is a genomic window containing:
- a CDS encoding YpdA family putative bacillithiol disulfide reductase, with the translated sequence MVIIIGAGPIGLATGIALKQRGIPLRIIERGCLVNSIFNYPKDMTFFSTSDRLEIGGVPFISHGPKPTRREALEYYRRAAEHHELPVNLYEEVQSIEGTDGAFTVQTDKDRYKADKVVAATGFYDVPRMMGVPGEELPKVKHYYDEAHAYAWQKVLVIGGGNSAVDAALETWHANAQVSMAVRSDALKESVKYWVKPAIENRIAEGEITGYFNTEVREIRPGEVVLETPDGEKVIPNDFVLAMTGYKPNYELMHRLGIELTEDQKRMPRFDDASLETTRHGVYVAGVVCGGMDTSSLFIENSRVHAEHIAEDIASKIS